A DNA window from Candidatus Zixiibacteriota bacterium contains the following coding sequences:
- a CDS encoding phage tail protein produces the protein MPNRRKHDHIGAYNFKIEIDGVTQAAFKAVDGLDSETEIVEYQDGSDQVLRKRPGQTRYSNIILKRGYVNTTELWQWRKSVMEGRVDRKSGSVIVCDDSGDEIMRYNFFEAWPCKWRGFDLDGRVSTTAVEEIELAVEKIERG, from the coding sequence ATGCCGAATCGCAGAAAACATGATCATATCGGTGCTTACAACTTCAAAATCGAGATCGACGGTGTCACTCAGGCGGCCTTCAAAGCTGTCGACGGTCTCGATTCCGAAACGGAAATAGTCGAGTACCAGGATGGTTCCGACCAGGTCCTGCGGAAACGTCCGGGACAGACCAGATATTCGAATATCATCCTCAAGCGAGGCTACGTGAACACTACCGAGCTCTGGCAGTGGCGCAAGTCTGTCATGGAGGGGCGCGTTGATCGCAAGAGCGGAAGTGTCATTGTTTGTGATGATTCCGGGGATGAAATCATGCGCTACAATTTCTTTGAAGCCTGGCCCTGCAAGTGGCGCGGCTTCGATCTCGATGGCCGGGTTTCTACCACCGCGGTGGAAGAAATCGAACTGGCCGTGGAGAAAATCGAGAGAGGTTAA